A stretch of the Balearica regulorum gibbericeps isolate bBalReg1 chromosome 25, bBalReg1.pri, whole genome shotgun sequence genome encodes the following:
- the SORT1 gene encoding sortilin isoform X2, which yields MGPRGAARLAVAVALALGAAGAALGLRARAPRGGTGGLAAAAGGEACGGLRGVPAALGNNTHQCIFDDLSGSVSLSWVGDSTGVILVLTTFQVPLVIMSFGQSKLYRSEDYGKTFKDITSLINNTFIRTEFGMAIGPENSGKVILTGDVSGGSRGGRIFRSSDFAKNFIQTDLPFHPLVQITYHPQNSDCLLALSTENSLWVSKDFGEKWEEIHKAVCLAKWGANNTIFFTTYMNNSCTDLGLLELKKTSDFGKTFKVIGTKIYSFGLGGRFLFASVMTEKGTTRRIHVSLDQGETWNMAQLPSVGHEQFYSILAANDDLVFMHVDEPGDTGFGTIYTSDDRGIVYSKSLERHLYTTTGGETDFTNVTSLRGIYITSVLSEDNSIQSVITFDRGGEWVPLRKPKNTTCDSTARSKDECSLHIHASYSISQKLNVPMAPLSEPNAIGIVIAHGSVGGAISVMSPDVYISDDGGYTWARMLEGPHHYAILDSGGLIVAIEHTSQPVNVIEFSTDEGQCWYKYTFSKDPIFFTGLASEPGARSMNVSIWGFRGNFLSRKWVSYTIDFSELLSRTCEDKDYTIWLAHSSDPSDPSDGCILGYKEQYRRLRKSSVCQNGRDYMVTKQPSVCPCTLEDFLCDFGYYRPENQSVCVEQPELKGHDLEFCLYGRQELLRTSGYRKIPGDKCSGGESPSREETDMKKKCTSNFLNPSQLAASTSSTPIILAVVAVLLVTAVAGVLLVKKYVCGGRFLVHRYSVLRQHAEANGVEGMDALDPGTPAGKGGYHDDSDEDLLE from the exons ATGGGGCcgcgcggggcggcgcggctGGCGGTGGCGGTGGCCTTGGCgctgggggcggcgggggcggcgctGGGGCTGCGGGCCCGGGCCCCCCGTGGCGGCACCGgcgggctggcggcggcggcgggcggtgAGGCCTGCGGCGGCCTGCGCGGCGTCCCGGCCGCCCTCGGCAACAACACGCACCAG TGCATCTTCGATGACCTCAGTGGCTCCGTGTCACTGTCCTGGGTGGGCGACAGCACAGGG GTCATCCTCGTCCTGACAACGTTCCAGGTGCCGCTGGTGATCATGAGCTTCGGGCAGTCCAAGCTGTACCGCAG CGAGGACTACGGGAAAACCTTCAAGGACATCACCAGCCTCATTAACAACACCTTCATCCGGACCGAGTTCGGCATGGCTATCGGCCCAGAGAACTCGGGAAAG GTCATCTTGACAGGAGACGTCTCTGGCGGCAGTCGTGGCGGCAGGATCTTCCGCTCATCTGATTTCGCCAAGAATTTTATCCAGACGGATTTACCCTTCCACCCCCTGGTGCAGATCACCTACCACCCCCAAAATTCAGACTGCCTGCTGGCCCTCAGCACCGAG AACAGCCTCTGGGTCTCCAAGGATTTCGGAGAGAAGTGGGAGGAGATCCACAAAGCCGTCTGCCTGGCCAAGTG gggTGCGAACAACACCATCTTCTTCACCACCTACATGAACAACTCCTGCA CTGATCTGGGGTTACTGGAGCTAAAGAAAACCTCCGACTTTGGCAAAACCTTCAAGGTCATCGGCACCAAGATTTATTCCTTCGGGTTGGGAGGACGCTTTCTTTTCGCCTCCGTTATGACAGAGAAG GGTACCACGAGGCGAATTCACGTCTCCCTTGACCAAGGCGAGACCTGGAACATGGCCCAGCTCCCCTCCGTTGGCCACGAGCAATTTTACTCCATCCTGGCCGCTAACGACGACCTGGTGTTCATGCACGTAGATGAGCCGGGCG ACACGGGTTTTGGCACCATCTACACCTCCGACGACCGTGGCATCGTCTATTCCAAGTCCTTGGAGCGGCACCTCTACACCACCACCGGCGGGGAGACCGACTTCACCAATGTCACCTCGCTGCGGGGCATCTACATCACCAGCGTCCTCTCCGAAG aCAACTCCATCCAGTCCGTGATCACTTTTGACCGCGGTGGGGAGTGGGTGCCGCTGCGGAAACCCAAAAACACCACCTGCGACTCCACGGCCAGGAGCAAGGACGAG TGCAGCCTCCATATCCACGCGTCCTACAGCATCTCTCAGAAGCTGAACGTCCCCATGGCTCCCCTCTCCGAGCCCAACGCCATCGGCATTGTCATCGCCCACG GGAGCGTGGGGGGGGCCATCTCGGTGATGAGCCCCGATGTCTACATCTCGGACGACGGGGGCTACACCTGGGCGCGGATGCTGGAGGGGCCGCACCATTACGCCATCCTGGATTCGGGCGGTCTCATCGTCGCCATCGAGCACACCAGCCAGCCCGTCAACGTCATCGA GTTCTCGACGGATGAAGGGCAGTGCTGGTATAAGTACACTTTCTCCAAGGACCCCATCTTCTTCACCGGCCTGGCCTCGGAGCCGGGGGCTCGCTCCATGAACGTCAGCATCTGGGGCTTCCGGGGGAACTTCCTCTCCCGCAAGTGGGTCTCCTACACCATCGACTTCAGCGAGCTGCTCAGCAGGACCT GTGAGGACAAGGACTACACCATCTGGTTGGCACACTCCAGTGATCCCAGCGATCCCAGTGACGGCTGCATACTGGGCTACAAGGAGCAATATCGGCGTCTCCGCAAGTCCTCGGTGTGCCAGAATGGCCGGGACTACATGGTGACCAAGCAGCCATCCGTCTGTCCCTGCACGCTGGAGGATTTCCTCTG CGATTTTGGCTACTACCGCCCGGAGAACCAGTCTGTCTGTGTGGAGCAGCCGGAGCTGAAGGGCCACGATCTGGAATTCTGCCTCTACGGCAGACAGGAGCTGCTCAGGACTAGCGG GTATCGGAAAATCCCCGGGGACAAGTGTTCGGGAGGGGAGAGTCCGAGCCGGGAGGAGACGGACATGAAGAAGAAATGCACCAGCAACTTCCTCAACCCCAGCCAGCTG GCAGCATCCACCAGCTCCACCCCCATCATCCTGGCCGTTGTGGCTGTGCTGCTCGTCACTGCTGTGGCCGGAGTCCTGCTCGTCAAGAAATACGTCTGTGGGGGCAG GTTCCTGGTCCATCGCTACTCCGTCCTGCGGCAGCACGCGGAGGCCAACGGCGTGGAGGGGATGGACGCGCTGGACCCTGGCACCCCGGCCGGCAAGGGCGGCTACCACGATGACTCCGACGAG gaCCTCCTGGAGTAG
- the SORT1 gene encoding sortilin isoform X1, whose amino-acid sequence MGPRGAARLAVAVALALGAAGAALGLRARAPRGGTGGLAAAAGGEACGGLRGVPAALGNNTHQCIFDDLSGSVSLSWVGDSTGVILVLTTFQVPLVIMSFGQSKLYRSEDYGKTFKDITSLINNTFIRTEFGMAIGPENSGKVILTGDVSGGSRGGRIFRSSDFAKNFIQTDLPFHPLVQITYHPQNSDCLLALSTENSLWVSKDFGEKWEEIHKAVCLAKWGANNTIFFTTYMNNSCKADLGLLELKKTSDFGKTFKVIGTKIYSFGLGGRFLFASVMTEKGTTRRIHVSLDQGETWNMAQLPSVGHEQFYSILAANDDLVFMHVDEPGDTGFGTIYTSDDRGIVYSKSLERHLYTTTGGETDFTNVTSLRGIYITSVLSEDNSIQSVITFDRGGEWVPLRKPKNTTCDSTARSKDECSLHIHASYSISQKLNVPMAPLSEPNAIGIVIAHGSVGGAISVMSPDVYISDDGGYTWARMLEGPHHYAILDSGGLIVAIEHTSQPVNVIEFSTDEGQCWYKYTFSKDPIFFTGLASEPGARSMNVSIWGFRGNFLSRKWVSYTIDFSELLSRTCEDKDYTIWLAHSSDPSDPSDGCILGYKEQYRRLRKSSVCQNGRDYMVTKQPSVCPCTLEDFLCDFGYYRPENQSVCVEQPELKGHDLEFCLYGRQELLRTSGYRKIPGDKCSGGESPSREETDMKKKCTSNFLNPSQLAASTSSTPIILAVVAVLLVTAVAGVLLVKKYVCGGRFLVHRYSVLRQHAEANGVEGMDALDPGTPAGKGGYHDDSDEDLLE is encoded by the exons ATGGGGCcgcgcggggcggcgcggctGGCGGTGGCGGTGGCCTTGGCgctgggggcggcgggggcggcgctGGGGCTGCGGGCCCGGGCCCCCCGTGGCGGCACCGgcgggctggcggcggcggcgggcggtgAGGCCTGCGGCGGCCTGCGCGGCGTCCCGGCCGCCCTCGGCAACAACACGCACCAG TGCATCTTCGATGACCTCAGTGGCTCCGTGTCACTGTCCTGGGTGGGCGACAGCACAGGG GTCATCCTCGTCCTGACAACGTTCCAGGTGCCGCTGGTGATCATGAGCTTCGGGCAGTCCAAGCTGTACCGCAG CGAGGACTACGGGAAAACCTTCAAGGACATCACCAGCCTCATTAACAACACCTTCATCCGGACCGAGTTCGGCATGGCTATCGGCCCAGAGAACTCGGGAAAG GTCATCTTGACAGGAGACGTCTCTGGCGGCAGTCGTGGCGGCAGGATCTTCCGCTCATCTGATTTCGCCAAGAATTTTATCCAGACGGATTTACCCTTCCACCCCCTGGTGCAGATCACCTACCACCCCCAAAATTCAGACTGCCTGCTGGCCCTCAGCACCGAG AACAGCCTCTGGGTCTCCAAGGATTTCGGAGAGAAGTGGGAGGAGATCCACAAAGCCGTCTGCCTGGCCAAGTG gggTGCGAACAACACCATCTTCTTCACCACCTACATGAACAACTCCTGCA AAGCTGATCTGGGGTTACTGGAGCTAAAGAAAACCTCCGACTTTGGCAAAACCTTCAAGGTCATCGGCACCAAGATTTATTCCTTCGGGTTGGGAGGACGCTTTCTTTTCGCCTCCGTTATGACAGAGAAG GGTACCACGAGGCGAATTCACGTCTCCCTTGACCAAGGCGAGACCTGGAACATGGCCCAGCTCCCCTCCGTTGGCCACGAGCAATTTTACTCCATCCTGGCCGCTAACGACGACCTGGTGTTCATGCACGTAGATGAGCCGGGCG ACACGGGTTTTGGCACCATCTACACCTCCGACGACCGTGGCATCGTCTATTCCAAGTCCTTGGAGCGGCACCTCTACACCACCACCGGCGGGGAGACCGACTTCACCAATGTCACCTCGCTGCGGGGCATCTACATCACCAGCGTCCTCTCCGAAG aCAACTCCATCCAGTCCGTGATCACTTTTGACCGCGGTGGGGAGTGGGTGCCGCTGCGGAAACCCAAAAACACCACCTGCGACTCCACGGCCAGGAGCAAGGACGAG TGCAGCCTCCATATCCACGCGTCCTACAGCATCTCTCAGAAGCTGAACGTCCCCATGGCTCCCCTCTCCGAGCCCAACGCCATCGGCATTGTCATCGCCCACG GGAGCGTGGGGGGGGCCATCTCGGTGATGAGCCCCGATGTCTACATCTCGGACGACGGGGGCTACACCTGGGCGCGGATGCTGGAGGGGCCGCACCATTACGCCATCCTGGATTCGGGCGGTCTCATCGTCGCCATCGAGCACACCAGCCAGCCCGTCAACGTCATCGA GTTCTCGACGGATGAAGGGCAGTGCTGGTATAAGTACACTTTCTCCAAGGACCCCATCTTCTTCACCGGCCTGGCCTCGGAGCCGGGGGCTCGCTCCATGAACGTCAGCATCTGGGGCTTCCGGGGGAACTTCCTCTCCCGCAAGTGGGTCTCCTACACCATCGACTTCAGCGAGCTGCTCAGCAGGACCT GTGAGGACAAGGACTACACCATCTGGTTGGCACACTCCAGTGATCCCAGCGATCCCAGTGACGGCTGCATACTGGGCTACAAGGAGCAATATCGGCGTCTCCGCAAGTCCTCGGTGTGCCAGAATGGCCGGGACTACATGGTGACCAAGCAGCCATCCGTCTGTCCCTGCACGCTGGAGGATTTCCTCTG CGATTTTGGCTACTACCGCCCGGAGAACCAGTCTGTCTGTGTGGAGCAGCCGGAGCTGAAGGGCCACGATCTGGAATTCTGCCTCTACGGCAGACAGGAGCTGCTCAGGACTAGCGG GTATCGGAAAATCCCCGGGGACAAGTGTTCGGGAGGGGAGAGTCCGAGCCGGGAGGAGACGGACATGAAGAAGAAATGCACCAGCAACTTCCTCAACCCCAGCCAGCTG GCAGCATCCACCAGCTCCACCCCCATCATCCTGGCCGTTGTGGCTGTGCTGCTCGTCACTGCTGTGGCCGGAGTCCTGCTCGTCAAGAAATACGTCTGTGGGGGCAG GTTCCTGGTCCATCGCTACTCCGTCCTGCGGCAGCACGCGGAGGCCAACGGCGTGGAGGGGATGGACGCGCTGGACCCTGGCACCCCGGCCGGCAAGGGCGGCTACCACGATGACTCCGACGAG gaCCTCCTGGAGTAG
- the CPNE5 gene encoding copine-5 isoform X1, whose product MAGLGAPEPGSGPGPVPATRVELTVSCRQLLDKDTFSKSDPLCVLYTQRPGSRQWREFGRTEVIDNSLNPDFLRKFVLDYFFEEKQNLRFDLYDVDSKSPDLSKHDFLGQAFCTLGEIVGSAGSRLEKPLTMGTVTTHARGRRPAPAVSNGGIPGKKCGTIILLAEELGNCRDVATLQFCANKLDKKDFFGKSDPFMVFYRSNEDGTFTICHKTEVVRNTLNPVWQAFAIPVRALCNGDYDRAIKVEVYDWDRDGSHDFIGEFTTSYRELARGQSQFNVYEVVNPRKKMKKKKYLNSGTVTLLSFAVESDHTFLDYIRGGTQINFTVAIDFTASNGNPSQSTSLHYLSPYQLNAYAMALKAVGEIIQDYDSDKMFPALGFGAKIPPDGHVSHEFPLNGDAANPACSGIEGVLEAYHRSLRSVQLYGPTNFAPVVNHVARSAAAVLDGSQYFVLLIITDGVISDMAQTKEAIVNAAKLPMSIIIVGVGQAEFDAMVELDGDDIRISSRGRVAERDIVQFVPFRDYVAGGDSPVLSMARLAKDVLAEIPDQFISYMKARGIKPHPAPPSPDAPSPPVPPQP is encoded by the exons ATGGCGGGCCTGGGAGCCCCGGAACCGggcagcggccccggccccgtCCCGGCCACCCGGGTGGAGCTGACGGTGTCCTGCAG GCAGCTCCTGGACAAGGACACCTTCTCCAAGTCAGACCCGC TCTGCGTGCTGTACACCCAGCGCCCCGGCAGCAGGCAGTGGCGGGAG TTTGGCCGGACCGAGGTCATCGACAACTCCCTGAACCCCGACTTTCTGCGCAAGTTCGTCCTCGACTACTTCTTCGAGGAGAAGCAGAACCTCCGCTTCGACCT GTATGATGTGGACTCCAAAAGCCCCGACCTCTCCAAGCAT GATTTCCTCGGCCAGGCCTTCTGCACCCTGGGTGAAATCGTGGGCTCGGCTGGCAGCCGTCTGGAGAAGCCCCTGAC gatggggacgGTCACCACACACGCCCGGGGTAGGAGACCCGCTCCAGCCGTCTCCAACGG CGGTATCCCCGGGAAGAAGTGCGGCACCATCATCCTCCTCGCTGAAGAGCTGGGCAACTGCCGG GATGTGGCCACGCTGCAGTTCTGCGCCAACAAGCTGGACAAGAAGGATTTCTTCGGCAAATCCGATCCCTTTATGGTCTTCTACCGCAGCAACGAGGACGGGAC CTTCACCATCTGTCACAAGACGGAGGTGGTGAGGAATACGCTGAACCCGGTCTGGCAGGCGTTCGCCATCCCAGTGCGCGCCCTCTGCAACGGCGACTATGACCG AGCCATCAAGGTGGAGGTGTACGACTGGGACCGCGATGGCAG CCACGACTTCATCGGGGAATTCACCACCAGCTACCGGGAGCTGGCGCGAGGACAGAGCCAGTTCAACGTCTACGAG gtggTGAACCCcaggaagaagatgaagaaaaagaagtaccTGAACTCGGGCACG GTGACACTGCTGTCCTTCGCGGTGGAGTCCGACCACACGTTCCTGGACTACATCAGGGGCGG gacccaAATCAACTTCACGGTGGCCATCGACTTCACTGCGTCCAACG GGAACCCCTCGCAGTCCACCTCGCTGCACTACCTGAGTCCCTACCAGCTCAACGCCTACGCCATGGCCCTCAAGGCGGTGGGGGAGATCATCCAGGACTACGACAGCGACAAGATGTTTCCCGCCCTCGGCTTCGGCGCCAAGATCCCACCAGATGGCCACGTGTCCCATGAGTTCCCCTTG AACGGTGATGCGGCCAACCCAGCGTGCAGCGGCATCGAGGGTGTCCTGGAGGCATACCACCGCAGCCTGCGCAGTGTCCAGCTCTACGGTCCCACCAACTTTGCCCCCGTGGTCAACCACGTTGCACG CTCGGCGGCAGCGGTGCTGGATGGGTCCCAGTACTTCGTGCTGCTTATCATCACCGACGGTGTCATCTCCGACATGGCGCAGACCAAGGAGGCCATCGTCAAC gctgccaaGCTCCCCATGTCCATCATCATCGTGGGAGTCGGCCAGGCCGAGTTTGACG ccatGGTGGAGCTGGATGGTGACGACATCCGCATCTCCTCCCGCGGCAGAGTGGCTGAGCGTGACATCGTGCAG TTCGTCCCCTTCCGTGACTACGTGGCCGGGGGGGACAGCCCGGTGCTGAGCATGGCCCGCCTGGCCAAGGACGTGCTGGCCGAGATCCCCGACCAGTTCATCTCCTACATGAAGGCTCGGGGCATCAAACCCCACCCTgcgccccccagccccgacgcccccagccccccagtgcccccccagccctga
- the CPNE5 gene encoding copine-5 isoform X3: MVFYRSNEDGTFTICHKTEVVRNTLNPVWQAFAIPVRALCNGDYDRAIKVEVYDWDRDGSHDFIGEFTTSYRELARGQSQFNVYEVVNPRKKMKKKKYLNSGTVTLLSFAVESDHTFLDYIRGGTQINFTVAIDFTASNGNPSQSTSLHYLSPYQLNAYAMALKAVGEIIQDYDSDKMFPALGFGAKIPPDGHVSHEFPLNGDAANPACSGIEGVLEAYHRSLRSVQLYGPTNFAPVVNHVARSAAAVLDGSQYFVLLIITDGVISDMAQTKEAIVNAAKLPMSIIIVGVGQAEFDAMVELDGDDIRISSRGRVAERDIVQFVPFRDYVAGGDSPVLSMARLAKDVLAEIPDQFISYMKARGIKPHPAPPSPDAPSPPVPPQP, from the exons ATGGTCTTCTACCGCAGCAACGAGGACGGGAC CTTCACCATCTGTCACAAGACGGAGGTGGTGAGGAATACGCTGAACCCGGTCTGGCAGGCGTTCGCCATCCCAGTGCGCGCCCTCTGCAACGGCGACTATGACCG AGCCATCAAGGTGGAGGTGTACGACTGGGACCGCGATGGCAG CCACGACTTCATCGGGGAATTCACCACCAGCTACCGGGAGCTGGCGCGAGGACAGAGCCAGTTCAACGTCTACGAG gtggTGAACCCcaggaagaagatgaagaaaaagaagtaccTGAACTCGGGCACG GTGACACTGCTGTCCTTCGCGGTGGAGTCCGACCACACGTTCCTGGACTACATCAGGGGCGG gacccaAATCAACTTCACGGTGGCCATCGACTTCACTGCGTCCAACG GGAACCCCTCGCAGTCCACCTCGCTGCACTACCTGAGTCCCTACCAGCTCAACGCCTACGCCATGGCCCTCAAGGCGGTGGGGGAGATCATCCAGGACTACGACAGCGACAAGATGTTTCCCGCCCTCGGCTTCGGCGCCAAGATCCCACCAGATGGCCACGTGTCCCATGAGTTCCCCTTG AACGGTGATGCGGCCAACCCAGCGTGCAGCGGCATCGAGGGTGTCCTGGAGGCATACCACCGCAGCCTGCGCAGTGTCCAGCTCTACGGTCCCACCAACTTTGCCCCCGTGGTCAACCACGTTGCACG CTCGGCGGCAGCGGTGCTGGATGGGTCCCAGTACTTCGTGCTGCTTATCATCACCGACGGTGTCATCTCCGACATGGCGCAGACCAAGGAGGCCATCGTCAAC gctgccaaGCTCCCCATGTCCATCATCATCGTGGGAGTCGGCCAGGCCGAGTTTGACG ccatGGTGGAGCTGGATGGTGACGACATCCGCATCTCCTCCCGCGGCAGAGTGGCTGAGCGTGACATCGTGCAG TTCGTCCCCTTCCGTGACTACGTGGCCGGGGGGGACAGCCCGGTGCTGAGCATGGCCCGCCTGGCCAAGGACGTGCTGGCCGAGATCCCCGACCAGTTCATCTCCTACATGAAGGCTCGGGGCATCAAACCCCACCCTgcgccccccagccccgacgcccccagccccccagtgcccccccagccctga
- the CPNE5 gene encoding copine-5 isoform X2, which yields MAGLGAPEPGSGPGPVPATRVELTVSCRQLLDKDTFSKSDPLCVLYTQRPGSRQWREFGRTEVIDNSLNPDFLRKFVLDYFFEEKQNLRFDLYDVDSKSPDLSKHDFLGQAFCTLGEIVGSAGSRLEKPLTMGTVTTHARGRRPAPAVSNGGIPGKKCGTIILLAEELGNCRDVATLQFCANKLDKKDFFGKSDPFMVFYRSNEDGTFTICHKTEVVRNTLNPVWQAFAIPVRALCNGDYDRAIKVEVYDWDRDGSHDFIGEFTTSYRELARGQSQFNVYEVVNPRKKMKKKKYLNSGTVTLLSFAVESDHTFLDYIRGGTQINFTVAIDFTASNGNPSQSTSLHYLSPYQLNAYAMALKAVGEIIQDYDSDKMFPALGFGAKIPPDGHVSHEFPLNGDAANPACSGIEGVLEAYHRSLRSVQLYGPTNFAPVVNHVARSAAAVLDGSQYFVLLIITDGVISDMAQTKEAIVNPWWSWMVTTSASPPAAEWLSVTSCSSSPSVTTWPGGTARC from the exons ATGGCGGGCCTGGGAGCCCCGGAACCGggcagcggccccggccccgtCCCGGCCACCCGGGTGGAGCTGACGGTGTCCTGCAG GCAGCTCCTGGACAAGGACACCTTCTCCAAGTCAGACCCGC TCTGCGTGCTGTACACCCAGCGCCCCGGCAGCAGGCAGTGGCGGGAG TTTGGCCGGACCGAGGTCATCGACAACTCCCTGAACCCCGACTTTCTGCGCAAGTTCGTCCTCGACTACTTCTTCGAGGAGAAGCAGAACCTCCGCTTCGACCT GTATGATGTGGACTCCAAAAGCCCCGACCTCTCCAAGCAT GATTTCCTCGGCCAGGCCTTCTGCACCCTGGGTGAAATCGTGGGCTCGGCTGGCAGCCGTCTGGAGAAGCCCCTGAC gatggggacgGTCACCACACACGCCCGGGGTAGGAGACCCGCTCCAGCCGTCTCCAACGG CGGTATCCCCGGGAAGAAGTGCGGCACCATCATCCTCCTCGCTGAAGAGCTGGGCAACTGCCGG GATGTGGCCACGCTGCAGTTCTGCGCCAACAAGCTGGACAAGAAGGATTTCTTCGGCAAATCCGATCCCTTTATGGTCTTCTACCGCAGCAACGAGGACGGGAC CTTCACCATCTGTCACAAGACGGAGGTGGTGAGGAATACGCTGAACCCGGTCTGGCAGGCGTTCGCCATCCCAGTGCGCGCCCTCTGCAACGGCGACTATGACCG AGCCATCAAGGTGGAGGTGTACGACTGGGACCGCGATGGCAG CCACGACTTCATCGGGGAATTCACCACCAGCTACCGGGAGCTGGCGCGAGGACAGAGCCAGTTCAACGTCTACGAG gtggTGAACCCcaggaagaagatgaagaaaaagaagtaccTGAACTCGGGCACG GTGACACTGCTGTCCTTCGCGGTGGAGTCCGACCACACGTTCCTGGACTACATCAGGGGCGG gacccaAATCAACTTCACGGTGGCCATCGACTTCACTGCGTCCAACG GGAACCCCTCGCAGTCCACCTCGCTGCACTACCTGAGTCCCTACCAGCTCAACGCCTACGCCATGGCCCTCAAGGCGGTGGGGGAGATCATCCAGGACTACGACAGCGACAAGATGTTTCCCGCCCTCGGCTTCGGCGCCAAGATCCCACCAGATGGCCACGTGTCCCATGAGTTCCCCTTG AACGGTGATGCGGCCAACCCAGCGTGCAGCGGCATCGAGGGTGTCCTGGAGGCATACCACCGCAGCCTGCGCAGTGTCCAGCTCTACGGTCCCACCAACTTTGCCCCCGTGGTCAACCACGTTGCACG CTCGGCGGCAGCGGTGCTGGATGGGTCCCAGTACTTCGTGCTGCTTATCATCACCGACGGTGTCATCTCCGACATGGCGCAGACCAAGGAGGCCATCGTCAAC ccatGGTGGAGCTGGATGGTGACGACATCCGCATCTCCTCCCGCGGCAGAGTGGCTGAGCGTGACATCGTGCAG TTCGTCCCCTTCCGTGACTACGTGGCCGGGGGGGACAGCCCGGTGCTGA
- the PPIL1 gene encoding peptidyl-prolyl cis-trans isomerase-like 1, with protein MAAVPPDSWQPPTVSMETTMGLLVLELYWKHAPRTCKNFAELCRRGYYNGTKFHRVIKDFMVQGGDPTGTGRGGASIYGKQFEDELHPELKFTGAGILAMANAGPDTNGSQFFLTLGPAQWLDGKHSIFGRVCQGMGVLGRLAMVETNAQDRPLDDVKVIKAFPSG; from the exons atGGCCGCCGTCCCGCCCGACTCCTGGCAGCCGCCTACCGTCTCCATGGAGACCAC GATGGGCCTGCTGGTGCTGGAGCTGTACTGGAAACACGCCCCCCGCACCTGCAAGAACTTTGCCGAACTCTGCCGCCGCGGCTACTACAACGGCACCAAGTTCCACCGCGTCATCAAGGACTTCATGGTGCAGGGGGGGGACCCCACTGGCACCG gccgCGGCGGCGCTTCCATCTACGGCAAACAGTTTGAGGACGAGCTGCACCCCGAGCTGAAGTTCACTG GCGCTGGCATCCTGGCCATGGCCAACGCGGGGCCGGACACCAACGGCAGCCAGTTCTTCCTGACGCTGGGCCCGGCGCAGTGGCTGGATGGGAAGCACAGCATCTTCGGGAGGGTCTGCCAGGGCATGGGGGTGCTGGGCCGGCTGGCCATGGTGGAGACTAACGCCCAGGACCGGCCCCTCGACGATGTCAAGGTCATCAAGGCTTTTCCTTCAGGGTAg